A single window of Acidimicrobiales bacterium DNA harbors:
- the eno gene encoding phosphopyruvate hydratase yields MSSIEHILGREVLDSRGNPTVEVEVFLASGAQGRAMVPSGASTGQFEAVELRDGGERFGGKGVLEAIGHVNGEIRSALMGTDAVDQRLVDAQLVALDGTDNKARLGANAILGVSLAVASAAADELALPLYRYVGGTNAHVLPVPMLNVLNGGAHADNNVDLQEFMVMPVGAASFSEALRWGVETYHVLKKVLTERGLSTGVDDEGGFAPNLASNEEAVQVLVEAIERAGFTPGEDLAIALDVASTEFFSDGAYTLAGEGDRVLTPSEMVAYLVDLCDRYPIVSVEDGCAEEDWDGWAELTKVVGDRVQLVGDDLFVTNVERLSRGIDAGVANSILVKVNQIGTLSETLDTVALAARSAYSSVMSHRSGETEDTTIADLAVATNCGQIKTGAPARSDRVAKYNQLLRIEAELGEAAAFVGPQALARRRGSTA; encoded by the coding sequence ATGTCCAGCATCGAGCACATCCTCGGACGTGAAGTCCTCGACTCGCGCGGCAACCCCACGGTCGAAGTCGAGGTCTTCCTCGCGTCCGGAGCCCAGGGCCGTGCCATGGTGCCGTCCGGCGCGTCCACCGGCCAGTTCGAGGCGGTGGAGCTGCGTGACGGCGGCGAGCGCTTCGGGGGCAAGGGCGTCCTGGAGGCGATCGGTCACGTCAACGGCGAGATCCGGTCGGCGCTCATGGGGACGGACGCCGTCGACCAGCGTCTCGTCGACGCCCAGCTCGTCGCCCTCGACGGCACCGACAACAAGGCGCGCCTCGGCGCCAACGCCATCCTCGGGGTGTCGCTGGCGGTGGCTTCGGCCGCGGCCGACGAGCTGGCGCTGCCGCTGTACCGCTACGTCGGCGGCACCAACGCCCACGTGCTGCCGGTGCCGATGCTCAACGTGCTCAACGGGGGCGCGCACGCCGACAACAACGTGGACCTGCAGGAGTTCATGGTCATGCCCGTGGGCGCCGCCAGCTTCAGCGAGGCGCTGCGCTGGGGCGTCGAGACGTACCACGTGCTCAAGAAGGTGCTCACCGAGCGGGGCCTGTCGACCGGCGTCGACGACGAGGGCGGCTTCGCGCCCAACCTCGCCTCCAACGAGGAAGCGGTCCAGGTGCTGGTCGAGGCCATCGAGCGGGCCGGCTTCACTCCTGGCGAGGACCTCGCGATTGCCTTGGACGTGGCCTCCACCGAGTTCTTCTCGGACGGGGCCTACACGCTGGCCGGCGAGGGCGACCGGGTGCTCACGCCGTCGGAGATGGTGGCGTACCTGGTCGACCTGTGCGACCGGTACCCGATCGTGTCGGTCGAGGACGGCTGCGCCGAGGAGGACTGGGACGGCTGGGCCGAGCTCACCAAGGTCGTGGGCGACAGGGTGCAGCTGGTGGGTGACGACCTGTTCGTCACCAACGTCGAGCGGTTGTCGCGGGGGATCGACGCGGGGGTCGCGAACTCGATCCTGGTGAAGGTCAACCAGATCGGGACGCTCAGCGAGACCTTGGACACCGTGGCGCTGGCTGCCCGGTCGGCGTACTCGTCGGTGATGTCGCACCGGTCGGGCGAGACCGAGGACACCACCATCGCCGACCTGGCCGTGGCCACCAACTGCGGCCAGATCAAGACGGGTGCGCCCGCCCGCTCGGACCGGGTGGCCAAGTACAACCAGCTGCTGCGCATCGAGGCGGAGCTGGGTGAGGCCGCCGCGTTCG